CTCACCATTTGGagcccctctcctctgcagagcgCCTCATAGATCTCCCTCTCTGGGAGATGGTCTTTGGGTCTAGTGTAGGTTCCCAGCTGGATCGGCTCCTCAGAGGCCGGCTGGTAGTCCTGGTTCAGCTCATTCCGCTGCTTGAACAGTAACCGCTCAAAATAACGGAGGTTTCCTCCTGCCCTCTGGTGGTTGGCGTCTGTAAGTACAAGAAAATGTGGGTTGGTGGTGGCTCAAAACTTTAACTAAGAAGCAGGTTAACCTATAGCGTTGATAAGCATATTCACCAAGTGGCTCTGAGAGGAGATGGATTCCAGTCTCATACCTGTGCATGCTATAACACTATTTATTTCACGGGACAAGTAAACAGGGTCACCACAGCTCTATGAAAAGACGGCAAGCAGCTGTACACACAGGTCTTGCTGCGGACACAAAAGTAACAGTTAGAAACCACCGGCCCTTTGATCTGGAGGGACTACACCCTGCTGCTCTGGCAACCGCTGCAGTGAGAGTAGGGTTGAATGTTGTGATTAGTAAAACAGCAGGAAGACAAACCATAAATTACCCCACTGTAGGGGGACTGTGGTTGCACTGGTCAGCCAACTGgtgtctgcatgtgttgtgGGAGGCTACTGAAAAAGTCATAAGTGCTTCTTAATTACATGATAAATGGGCTTTTTTTAGTTTCTCAAGAATTGACAGCATGAACCCATTCACCCATCATATAtagcaacaagaaaaacaaataaaggattattaGATTACAGGCCCCGTCTTGCACGCTGCCTACAGCAGTAACTTTGATTGTCTCaagccattttcagaaatgACCTCCCGAGGATGTCCGAAATATTGGTTCGGAACTCTCTCCAGAAGTCTCCACACatgagtgcagcagcaggagattctctgctcatactggttcacaacagcacagaaatctccCGCGAAGGCCGATGCAACCATTCTTTTTGttggtttcatttttgcatctgtcgcttgttagaaacatcatcaacacacccactcgctcaaGGTGTATCCAGAAggtgatctcctgctgtattctcacatcggctccttcggactttctgcagactttatactaagGGGCTGGCCTGAGAAACACTGCAGAAAGGCCGGAAGCTCTTACTTGGACATTCGCgttcacacattcagctcctCTGAAGAATGTCAGGAGGATCTctctgagttcagtgcatgtctgaaagcagcttcagactTTTCCCGTCCAGCAGCCACgttgtaaagtatttaaaacccttttaaaTTGGCCTGGTGCTctgagtaaaacattttataccATGTTTGGACACAAACTAAATGCACTTGTGTCGTGCACCATTCGTCTCGACAGTTAAATGTGAGCCCtgtgtgtaatgtaatgaaCCTTTGCTCATGCTGCACCTTACCAATGGCCACCAGGCGGCGGGTCAGCTCGATGGCTCGAGGCAGGTCTCCCATTTGGTAGACAGAGTAGCTGAGGTAGTCCAAAATGTCCGCCTTGGAGACCACAGCTTCCTCGCCGCCATCCAGCTGCTTCAAGGACTGCTGCATCCACAGCACAGCATGATAATAGTCTGCGTCGTTATAGGCAGTTTTCCCCATGTCGTAGCAGTCATCCACCGTCAGAAGGGCATTGGAGTGCATTCCTGTGACAAGATTCACTGAAGTTAAACACTGATAATATCGTACTGTACCGCTGGTGAAACCTTCCTGGGTTATGAACAAGGAGAACAGGTTTGAGCAAATCTTGTAAACAATGTctgaatggaaagaaaaattCAGATAAAGATATATTGGACagtatttttttcaaagaaacaacCTAATCAACAATTTTTGATAAAGGCTACGTACAATCACAGGTAATAATCCAGCACAGCAATTTCTGTCGTAAGATAATACAGGCTTGGCTGATTTAATGGTCTGGCCGaacccacacccacacatttccaTTCTCCATAACATTTTTGCATTATTGTTCATTTCTGCTCCTTAATTTTGAGCATCTCAAGTGACCACTTATAATCACTTATAATTTTAAAGCCCCTAAGTAAAAAGTTGAGGGTTTCTAAATTCTGTGTTTCCTTGTAATATAAAACACGACCATGGTGAGTCAGTGCTGTTTAACACAGTAGATCTGTGAATAGTTCAGTAATTATACCCGAACCCACATACAAACCTAATCTTCAATCCAGCCATGACCCACAACTaaagtaattataataataactctAAATTAACCTTGTACTTAACTCCAACCCCACCTTAAGCTAACAGCAATCCCAACTTTGAATTCAAACCAGTTGAAGAACTGTCAACGTGACTTCAATCTGTTGGGACATCCaaaactcaaacacattttcacaagaagcaaaaacacaactgtcaAAGAAAATCACTATTGGTTGAGTGCaccttttcttcccctctttattttataaatgtgcaAATTACTCACTAACTCTAACCCTTTTTAATagattgatacattttttacatcacCGCACACTCCCAGGTTACCTGGCAGCTTTCCTCTTGAGAAGGCCTCAGAATCCAGTTGATACGTGTCCTGAAGACGCATCAACGCCTTGGCTGCACCcgtctcatcctcctcatctgGGAAGTATTGTCTGTGTATGGACATGTTGGAAATGAACCCTGAAGAGAAGGTGAGAAGTTTATtgataatgaataaaaacagaaaagtgtaAGTGAATGATTGAATCACCAAATCAACCAAATTAACTAAGCAACTTAAGGCTGAAATGATTTTTAGCCcgatcttaagatatcatgcTCAAGAATAAtttaaacatactttgtgaggccaccatgacctttgacctttgacaacacaatctaatcagttcctccttaagtccaagtgaatatttgaacCAGGAAATTTCCTCAAGGAAATCTTGAGATATTGTTCACAGGAATGGAAAGAacagacaacccaaaaacataatgcatCTGGCCACTGGATGTCGCCGGCGCGGAggcataaaaaaacataaatcactcacatttttatgattttcaaATTATCAAAAGTCAGTTTTGCGATCACTaactaaaacaaaatgatgataATTCAATAGACAACCTCAATATctgttaaacacacagacagcaaaAACTTTACTGACACAGCAGTTCTAGACTTCTCTGTTCTGACCTCAGAAAGATCTGAATGACCAGTATTATCGTCACTGTTCTAACCAAATACAATGCACTTGAGGAACAGAGAGTCAGAAACTCCCAAAGGAAGATTTGactattttctttattcctctcCATGACTTGTATGTACTTATTCAGTAGGAATATATTCATCCAGATACCTGACATGATATTTCATATAATGTATGACTAGCAAAGGTCACAATTCAATTTCCTTTTCACTCAGTGTCCctttgtattttaacttttagcTTCACCGACATGTGAATACATCAGTTTTgcagagacaaaaataaatccgGATAAATGATAATGGATAAAATGGCTTCGTACAACACAATCTGCTGATGTAAAGAAACAAtgcaaacattaaattaaatcattcGGCACTATCCACTTAAGTTTATCCAttctctctactctctctctctctgttactcATGGCCACGTATACAGATTTACTTGTGCATACTCATGCTCAGTTAATCTGTCTCCCACAGATACAGACCCAAGTCTAAACATGCGCTCAGttccaaacacacagactcaacGGGAGAACATGGCCAAAAAATGCAGAGATGAGGAACATCTGCTGCAGCTACTACATGACCAATCTGTTCTCTCTCCGCTCTTGTGCGGAGCAGCAAAAACTTCTCACATCCGCTCTGCATTTTTTATccgaccgctcgctctccgcTTTTGCCCAGAGACGATtcataaaaaagttttttttaaaagtggtAAATGCTGCTCTTTCAGATGCAGTGTACGACGTGAAGGGATATTTTAAGGTGGAATGAATGCAAAGTCAGCAGGATGGTAAAAACAAAGGCGAACGGATGCAGATTTAGCCGAGGCAGCAAAAAACGATGCGAATGCACATCTGATTGGATTGAAATATTTTCGACTTGTGCATCTGCTTtaatgcagacagacaggaaagacTGAACGAgtctgaaaataattaaataaggTGTCTTGGTATTGCTTTGGTCTGAGCTGTCGAATACATACATCCAGTGCAAATATCCGTGTGCTCCTATGTGCCACAATAATACCAGCATGCAGCCGAAATTACCCAGACTCGTACACAAATAACGCAAGATGCATGTTTTTCTTGCCCTGGAGGGAGCGGTATTACAACTCATCACGCAGAACACATTACAACTCCAAGCAAAGCTATATCCCAGCAAGTCTGTGTTCACCCACACACTGTTGTGGAGGGAGCTTACCATCAGAGGGGTTCTGCAGCACCAGGCTCTCCAGCTCAGACCACTCCGTGTTGAGTCTCTTCATCAGCTTGTAGGCGTTCACTGGGTGGGCCAGGTAGCCCTCTGGGTCTGAGGTGGACACTCGGGTCAGAGCGTCCAGTTTTTTGGCCCAACTACGAGACAGGACAAACatacactttaaaaaatgaataaacactcTTACAGTGCTTGTGATAAACTTCCACAGCTCTAAACACTAAAAGGTTGTTAGTATGAAGAAATCGCTTTGTTTATAACTAATGGAATAGATAtgcatgtttaatttaatttctcagGCATGTTATGAAACAGAtgtttataaaatgtgttttataactAATGGAATAGAtatgaatgtttaatttaatttctcagGCATGTTATGAAACAGATGTTTATCAAATGTGTCAGATATGTTGAGATGATTTTGATAAGTTTATCCAAAAGGAGGGATTTTCCTCTGTTGAatatcaccatggtaacttaacacattaacacaagGGAAACATGGGGGCAGTGGTTAAGTAAGAGTACTAATTCAACAGTGAAAAATACTTTAACCTTACAAGTTGAAACTCTCTATTCAAAGTAGTAAATGCCTACTAAGTATCATCAGCACTCAAGttaacaaatgaaaagtaaaagtacttgttcTGCTTAAAAATGGCTTTGGTGATGAATAGCAAgagtataaatatgtataaatccttttttaaaatttatttgtGAAGTATTGGATAGGATATTAAATCATCTGAGCAAGAACATTATTTTTGGGGTTAATGCTGACATCTAAAACATGGTAAGGGGTCCAAAGTAGACACCGGGGTTAAAAAGGCTGGTTTAATATTTAACTATGTGTTTTGTAAGCTTAAATCTTGATTTGAAAAGTAAATTGCAGCAGATTTCTGATAATTATAGTagaataaaaacagtatttCCCTTTGTAACACAGTGGAGTAGAAGTACAAGTCAAGTACACATACTTCAAAAGGGTTGTCATCACGTCACAGAGTTAAGAATGTACCTTTTGACTTCAGCCAGCTTGGACTCTTCTGCTTTTATGTACTCCCTCAAAGACTGGACCAGCTCCTTCTCTGTGTAGATCAGGTCTGTCATCTGGCCTGCGGAGAGCGAGACAGTGGTGAAGAATTAACCAACCAATTAATGCTCGTAGTTTATATCTGTTCTGGTTAATTCAACTTCAAAGtgtgagtgtttctgtttttgctgcTTTCTGCCTGTGCTTTAAAAACCTATAAacctataaaatgtattttgggTTACTGCTCTTCGCCTCAGCCACAGACTGTGGGGCTTTGATTGTATGTTCTTCCACAGGGAGGTGGTTGGGGTCATAGTAAACAACTCCATGGAAATGTTCAGCCTTGATTAATTCACAGGAGTTGCTAAGGGAAGAGAATGAACAAAACACTTTCATTGTTTCTGTATGCAACGCGTGCAACCGACCGGCCAAGTGCAGTCAATCATTGTGATTTAAGTGACTGTTTGACTCATGAGATGCAGCCTGTTGACTGATGTGGTGCTAAATCTAAGCACTTCGTGTAAATCAGCAATTTTCTTCTCACATATTAGACGAAAGCAGGTAATTGCACAAAACTTAAAGAAgcagtttatatttttcttttttttttatttgaagtggGGGCATCTTAATCTTGCAGAAATCATGATGTGCTTGAGCTAAACTTGTTGTCACAGATTTGACTCAAATAATCCATGGACCACAATAATCTATCTATCATTTTATTCAGTGCACCTCCAAGTTTATCGTTCTGTACTCTGGGGCTTCAACGTGAAATTTACCAAGGAACCAAATCTATACTGGGAGCAGATAAATTGGAAATCTTAAGTTGTCCGATTTAAATCGTACCTATGGATGTGAAGACCTCTGCCTGTGTGGtccagcagcagaagcagagcagagtCCAGGAGATGAAACACAAGGATTTcctcattctgtctttttcaatAACCTGCAAAGAGAAACATAACAACATAGTCATACAAtctaagataaaaaaaattctgcagACAGATTCCTTTTTAGCACTCTTCCAGTCAAACTGTGGAAAGGTCCAGCTGTGACCATATTATTTCTATGTCCATCCATAATTCTCTCTGTGCCATTCAAagcaaatattttcatatttgctTTGAATGGCTAACAAACAGTATTCTGATTCCAAAAGACGTGATACTGTGTTTCCACACTGGATCAACTGATGGTGCAACGATATTCAAAGTTTCCAGTACGTTTCCTGTGAATGAGTCACTACTGTCTGCTGCCCAGTTCTCATCGTGAAGAATAAAACAAGGACGGTGCGGAAAATAATggtgttttttgtctgtttggacATTGCACTTTAAGAACACCTGGCAGActcatccacacaaacacttatttttatattataaaatttaaaacatctgctttctagttctttgttttcattgctcCCATCTGGAGTTTAACGTGGCCTCCAGATACCTCATATAAATGTTCATGACTAAATAAATCCCGGCTCGATCTGCAGAAAACTCAAAAGTAATTCACTTCCAAAATGTCAATCCAAGCACAACTCCATGACATTTATAGTAAATAATTATTATGAGAAAATCCCTCAACAGCTCAGCAAAGCACTTTGTTTCCAGGTTTATTGTGACCGTCCTGCCAGAAGCTGCCTCCGCTGACATCCATCCTTTCAAAAGAGCGATAGTGTAATCTGGGTCGAAAGGCAGATACAACAACGGGGCTGAAAAACAAGACGACACAAAGATGGATCACGTGGCAGGAACTCAGTCCTGCACTGAGACCTGCTTTGTTTCAGACAAAAAGTGACACCGCTCCACTTTCTCTTTATGGGTATTCTGCTTTACCACATCACTTCACAGTAATGACTGCTTGCTGCCGGCTGAGTGCACGTACAGTACATACACGTCTCTGAATACAGGCCCACGTGCACAGTCTCATCAGTATCTTCCAAAGTATATAATCAAAGGCTTAGTGAAACCGAGGTCCTGAAGCAGAAAAGTGGTACCTTTAATGTTAGCGTCCTCATACTGGTGGTGAGGAATCAACTTATACTTTCACTCACTTGCCAAAAGGTAAGTTGACTTTCTATTGCTGCTGCTAAAATAAAATTACGACAAAATAAGTTGCAGTTTGAGCTTCaagacacagagaaaccaacaaTCTGTCAACACACGTGACTATTCAAGGAAAAAGTGCTTCAGGTTAAAAAGGTTGAACAACCACAAATCACAGTGGTTCAGGAGATCGTCTGTAAAAttctttgtaaaaacaaacatggcccAAGGTAGAATTTCATATATTTGTGACAAACAGATGCTTGTATTGAGGTAAACGTCCAAGACGACTGCACTGTGTGCGCCGACAAATCAGTGAAGGGCTGTGAAATGACCTGAACACATTCAGCAAGTGACTGTGAATTCTATTTCCACTTTCCAGTGTGTTTCACTTCTGCAGGTCTTGCATGAAAAAACCATCGAATAAATCTTATGAGGGATGAGAATGTCTTGTTTTCAGCACTTTCTTTgactctctcttttctttagcGTTTACAATTACAGTTATTTTGCTGGCCTACACCACTTTGGGGTGTGAGAGTCTGGGTCAGTGTCTGCGTATTCAAACATTTCAGAATATGACACATTCTTTGCGTTGCTTTTTGGCGTTTTCCCAACACAGAAAAGTCGTCCCGTGTCCTCCACGGAGCaggagagctgcagagctgtcCTGACATGTTGGGTGTTGCCAGCAGGTATGGCTCACATGCTCACATACTCCATGTGTAAATGAAGAATgctacattaaaaataaaaccaagcaTCCTTGAAAAATTGATGGAGTGGAGTcgatggagatttttttttttatatagagTATTTGCCCCTTGGCAAAATTCTTTCACAACCCACTGAATTAAACAGAATTAAACAGATACAACTACAACATGAAAGAACTATCATATACCATGCATACTTGTTTTTCTCACCTTACATGATTAtcgaaaaaaaaagacatgctCCCTGCATAAGCAAAGGGATCAGGTGGGGTTTGACTGTGGGGACAGAACATCAGGGCCAAGTCATTGCTTTAATTATCAATGTTTTCAATAAATTATCACATTTAGTTCTTCCTATACAATTGACAAACAGTCCCCCgcaaattcaatcaaactacaccaaattgcacacactcatagatcccagtcctctaaatgtacctaatttatttcatcatgatatctgcattatttcttgagataTTCCCAAAATAGTGAAAAAGCATTTTCTCACACTAATGAAGAATAGGGGGGATAAAACTGAAACTCATGAAATCGGCTTAAAAAAGTATTGGGTTCGTCCTTGACTCGTAAACCATCAATGAGGACATGACCTCCTTAGCAGAACTTACTGCCTGACGCAGAGCGAGGCTGAACTCAAAGAAGCTGGTTAAATACACAACTATTTGCCTGTGATTTGCATTTGttgacataaaatatatttctacCTGATGttatttcctgtatttactgagtttttcttttatgcTGACTATAAATCAGAACCATTGCAAAATACTCCACAGACTTAACTTTGGTGTTAATTCCTTCACTCTCAAAATACCCAAATCCTTTTCTCAGGGAAACTTCTTCCTACTAGTACGAATACGGTTTCCAGCCTGTGACCTAGTAATgctttctggttcattcaataGCCAGCCTATGCAACTATTACCAGAGTCTGAAactacagacaaacaaacctctCTCCTTATAATTTACAGCCTGTGTGATTGCCAGGCTCAAACACGGAGTTGTCTGTTGTTGCAGGCTGCAACACCCCGGTCACATTCCTGGAAAAGGGGCCAGTTACATCTGCTGCCCAACGTTCCCCCAGTCTTGACCCTTGCCTGGTGCTTCTGACAAATGTGGGGAACAACACTGAggaaaacaggacagaaatacATTCACAGTCAAGAGGGAaatcagatatttttttctaaacatGGAGGTGTGGTTCCAGTGGAGAGATAAGGATCCAGAGAAACACTCTTTGCAAAGCAGTCAGGATCCAAGGTCTGTAACGGGGCAGGGGTGCCCAAGTTTACTCAGGGAAGAAAATGTCCAACATCTGTAGTTGTCTTGTAGTTCTTCTGCCCCGCTTGACCTCACTCAACAACATATCCACAGTGAAGAACAGCTGTCCTGGCTCACGCAAGTTCCAACTGCATGGAGAAGATATTAAAACGTCTCCATTGTTTCTTTGGAGGGAAAACGTTGTTCAACATCAGCCAAAACTAAAGGATAGAGTCTATTTCAGAAAACATCTTGGTAATAAAACGGATTGTTCTCATCCTTTTTCCACCCCCAGacagtttgaaaataatttatttcataaGAGATGCAAACAACAGCAACGACAAACTGCGGCTAATGTGAGCAGGGGAGTGTCGTCAAGGCAACTAAAACAATAGACTAATATAACAAAGACTATTTCAAAGTTTTCAAAAGGTTTCAGTATTTTCCAACAACACTTGCCTTTCAGAATCAAATATTAAGGAATATATTAATGTATTGGATTTGGGACAGTTAGGAAAAAATATTTAGATAAAGAAAACGAATAAAGACCAGAATGCGTcattgacaaagacaaagaataagaaaaaagatTGAACCAGCCTGGTTTTTGAGGGACTTAGCACATCACTGGAAACTAAGCTGATTCATTCAGATAACATGTTAACAAAAAGTCATGACCCTGTATACTCAACGTTTCCCAGAGGAAAATGTGGAACTATTCAACTCACAGCTGACGAAGCTACACTCATCCTGCTTGGTGTTTTTTCGGAGGTATCATGGTAGTTCATCTTGTCACATTTTGGCAGCGGAGGCCAAATTCCAGTATTTTTTATCAGCGAGGAATGAAAGCAGCCATCTACAGATAACGGAGAATGGGAGCCTGACATTGACATGCTTGACAACAGGAATTTTTCAGTGAACAGAACTGGCATGTATGTATCTACACAAAGCTACGGACAAAATAATGATGCAAAGGTGCACAGAGTCATAATATGAAAC
The Hippoglossus stenolepis isolate QCI-W04-F060 chromosome 15, HSTE1.2, whole genome shotgun sequence DNA segment above includes these coding regions:
- the p4ha2 gene encoding prolyl 4-hydroxylase subunit alpha-2 isoform X1; the protein is MRKSLCFISWTLLCFCCWTTQAEVFTSIGQMTDLIYTEKELVQSLREYIKAEESKLAEVKSWAKKLDALTRVSTSDPEGYLAHPVNAYKLMKRLNTEWSELESLVLQNPSDGFISNMSIHRQYFPDEEDETGAAKALMRLQDTYQLDSEAFSRGKLPGMHSNALLTVDDCYDMGKTAYNDADYYHAVLWMQQSLKQLDGGEEAVVSKADILDYLSYSVYQMGDLPRAIELTRRLVAIDANHQRAGGNLRYFERLLFKQRNELNQDYQPASEEPIQLGTYTRPKDHLPEREIYEALCRGEGLQMNEAKRSRLFCRYHDGKQNPRLLLKPMKEEDEWDSPHIVRYLNVLSDQEIAKIKELSKPRLARATVRDPKTGILTTANYRVSKSAWLEEEDDPVISRVNQRIEDITGLEVDTAELLQVANYGVGGQYEPHYDFSRKDEPDAFKRLGTGNRVATFLNYMSDVEAGGATVFPDFGAAIVPRKGTAVFWYNLFKSGEGDYRTRHAACPVLVGSKWVSNKWIHERGQEFRRPCGLTEYA
- the p4ha2 gene encoding prolyl 4-hydroxylase subunit alpha-2 isoform X2, with product MRKSLCFISWTLLCFCCWTTQAEVFTSIGQMTDLIYTEKELVQSLREYIKAEESKLAEVKSWAKKLDALTRVSTSDPEGYLAHPVNAYKLMKRLNTEWSELESLVLQNPSDGFISNMSIHRQYFPDEEDETGAAKALMRLQDTYQLDSEAFSRGKLPGMHSNALLTVDDCYDMGKTAYNDADYYHAVLWMQQSLKQLDGGEEAVVSKADILDYLSYSVYQMGDLPRAIELTRRLVAIDANHQRAGGNLRYFERLLFKQRNELNQDYQPASEEPIQLGTYTRPKDHLPEREIYEALCRGEGLQMNEAKRSRLFCRYHDGKQNPRLLLKPMKEEDEWDSPHIVRYLNVLSDQEIAKIKELSKPRLARATVRDPKTGILTTANYRVSKSAWLEEEDDPVISRVNQRIEDITGLEVDTAELLQVANYGVGGQYEPHYDFSRRPFDNQLKGDGNRLATFLNYMSDVEAGGATVFPDFGAAIVPRKGTAVFWYNLFKSGEGDYRTRHAACPVLVGSKWVSNKWIHERGQEFRRPCGLTEYA
- the p4ha2 gene encoding prolyl 4-hydroxylase subunit alpha-2 isoform X3, whose protein sequence is MRKSLCFISWTLLCFCCWTTQAEVFTSIGQMTDLIYTEKELVQSLREYIKAEESKLAEVKSWAKKLDALTRVSTSDPEGYLAHPVNAYKLMKRLNTEWSELESLVLQNPSDGFISNMSIHRQYFPDEEDETGAAKALMRLQDTYQLDSEAFSRGKLPGMHSNALLTVDDCYDMGKTAYNDADYYHAVLWMQQSLKQLDGGEEAVVSKADILDYLSYSVYQMGDLPRAIELTRRLVAIDANHQRAGGNLRYFERLLFKQRNELNQDYQPASEEPIQLGTYTRPKDHLPEREIYEALCRGEGLQMNEAKRSRLFCRYHDGKQNPRLLLKPMKEEDEWDSPHIVRYLNVLSDQEIAKIKELSKPRLARATVRDPKTGILTTANYRVSKSAWLEEEDDPVISRVNQRIEDITGLEVDTAELLQVANYGVGGQYEPHYDFSRRPFDNQLKGDGNRLATFLNYKDEPDAFKRLGTGNRVATFLNYMSDVEAGGATVFPDFGAAIVPRKGTAVFWYNLFKSGEGDYRTRHAACPVLVGSKWVSNKWIHERGQEFRRPCGLTEYA